A single genomic interval of Granulicella tundricola MP5ACTX9 harbors:
- a CDS encoding PKD domain-containing protein yields the protein MPVVVDRTRPRTPAAQPAWSSPSPLSVLRRRLSLDRSRSERPFLIAVLFSLALLGSLFALSTLTGCGSAPVPTHLAALTVGSTVVQSGQSLNLILPAGVQTPNASDVTVTMSPVSGSGTTYTLAVNSIGPGSNGTSVLRVTLPTLSITVPTPYSFTARSSNYYSGFDTAPVQITIQPGPAILSVAPVTAQAGQTVDLTVTGISTAWTSGTTTLLAGPGISVNGSTPGIPGQPQVQSSTQLVAHLTLALTATVGPHDIVVATGSQTLTLTGALAVTAPPLAPIAAVGGPYIGTTGQPVAFSAAASTDPAGLALTYAWTFGDGSTGTGATPTHTYATAGSYMVIVVVTNSAGVSSSATTTAIITDPAKPPVANAGGPYTGTAGTAVAFNGSASTDPKNETLTYAWTFGDTTSATGPTPTHAYTAAGTYTATLTVTNTDKLSTSATATVTIAAAPQAPVANAGGPYTGTAGTAVSFNGTASTDPKNETLTYAWTFGDTTSATGPNPTHTYAAAGTYTATLTVTNTDKLSASATATVTIAAAPQAPVANSGGPYTGTAGTAVSFNGTASTDPKNETLTYAWTFGDNTSATGPTPTHSYVASGTYTATLTVTNTDKLSASATATVTIAAAPQAPVANSGGPYTGTAGTALAFNGSASTDPKNETLTYTWTFGDTTSATGPTPTHTYAAAGTYTATLTVTNTDKLSASATATVTIAAAPQAPVANAGGPYTGTAGTAVAFNGSTSTRPQKRNPHLRMDLR from the coding sequence ATGCCAGTTGTTGTCGACCGCACACGGCCACGCACTCCCGCGGCGCAACCCGCTTGGTCCAGTCCCTCGCCCCTCAGCGTCCTTCGCCGCCGCCTCAGCCTGGACCGCTCCCGCTCCGAGCGCCCCTTCCTCATCGCCGTCCTCTTCTCCCTCGCCCTCCTCGGCAGTCTCTTCGCGCTGTCGACCCTCACCGGCTGCGGCTCAGCCCCAGTTCCCACCCACCTTGCTGCGCTTACGGTCGGTTCCACAGTCGTTCAAAGTGGCCAAAGCCTCAACTTGATCCTTCCAGCCGGTGTTCAAACACCAAACGCATCCGACGTCACCGTCACCATGTCCCCCGTCTCCGGCTCGGGCACCACTTACACCCTGGCCGTCAACAGCATCGGCCCCGGCAGCAACGGCACCTCAGTTCTCCGGGTCACCCTCCCGACCCTCAGCATCACCGTCCCCACCCCGTACTCCTTCACTGCCAGGAGCAGCAACTACTACTCCGGCTTTGACACCGCACCCGTTCAGATCACGATCCAACCCGGTCCAGCCATCCTTTCCGTGGCCCCAGTCACCGCTCAGGCCGGCCAGACAGTCGATCTCACCGTAACTGGTATCTCCACCGCATGGACAAGTGGTACGACCACGCTCCTCGCAGGCCCAGGCATTTCCGTCAACGGATCGACCCCCGGAATCCCCGGCCAACCCCAGGTCCAGAGCAGCACCCAGCTCGTCGCTCACCTCACCCTCGCACTCACGGCAACAGTCGGCCCCCACGACATCGTCGTCGCCACTGGGAGCCAAACCCTGACTCTCACCGGCGCCCTGGCCGTCACCGCTCCACCCCTCGCTCCAATCGCCGCCGTCGGTGGCCCGTACATCGGAACAACCGGCCAGCCCGTCGCCTTCTCAGCCGCCGCATCTACTGACCCGGCAGGCCTCGCCCTCACCTACGCCTGGACCTTTGGCGACGGATCAACCGGCACAGGCGCAACCCCCACCCACACCTACGCCACTGCAGGCTCGTACATGGTGATCGTCGTCGTCACCAACTCCGCCGGAGTCTCCTCCTCGGCCACCACCACCGCAATCATCACCGACCCAGCCAAACCACCAGTCGCCAACGCCGGCGGCCCATACACCGGCACAGCAGGAACAGCCGTAGCCTTCAACGGCAGCGCATCAACAGACCCCAAAAACGAAACCCTCACCTACGCTTGGACCTTCGGTGACACCACCTCCGCCACCGGCCCCACGCCCACTCACGCCTACACCGCAGCCGGCACCTACACCGCAACCCTCACCGTCACCAACACAGACAAGCTCTCCACATCAGCCACAGCAACAGTCACCATAGCCGCAGCACCGCAAGCCCCAGTAGCAAACGCAGGCGGTCCCTACACCGGCACAGCAGGAACAGCCGTCTCCTTCAACGGCACAGCATCAACAGACCCCAAAAACGAAACCCTCACCTACGCATGGACCTTCGGAGACACCACCTCCGCAACAGGCCCCAACCCCACCCACACCTACGCCGCAGCCGGAACCTACACCGCAACCCTCACCGTCACCAACACAGACAAGCTCTCCGCCTCAGCCACAGCAACCGTCACCATAGCAGCAGCACCGCAAGCCCCAGTAGCAAACTCAGGCGGTCCCTACACCGGCACAGCAGGAACAGCCGTCTCCTTCAACGGCACAGCATCAACAGACCCCAAAAACGAAACCCTCACCTACGCATGGACCTTCGGTGACAACACCTCAGCCACCGGCCCAACCCCAACCCACAGCTACGTCGCATCAGGCACTTACACCGCAACCCTCACCGTAACAAACACAGACAAGCTCTCCGCCTCAGCCACAGCAACCGTCACCATAGCAGCAGCCCCGCAAGCCCCAGTAGCAAACTCAGGCGGTCCCTACACCGGCACAGCAGGAACAGCCCTAGCCTTCAATGGCAGCGCATCAACAGACCCCAAAAACGAAACCCTCACCTACACCTGGACCTTCGGAGACACCACCTCCGCCACCGGCCCCACCCCAACCCACACCTACGCCGCAGCCGGCACCTACACCGCAACCCTAACCGTAACCAACACAGACAAGCTCTCCGCCTCAGCCACAGCAACCGTCACCATTGCAGCAGCCCCTCAAGCACCAGTAGCAAACGCAGGCGGTCCCTACACCGGCACAGCAGGCACAGCCGTAGCCTTCAACGGCAGCACCTCCACACGACCCCAAAAACGAAACCCTCACCTACGCATGGACCTTCGGTGA